The nucleotide sequence TCAAATCTGGATTCAGGGTTCAGCAATTGAAGAAACAAAAAATCAAGGTGTATGATAATGAGTTTTGCCGGATTGATGTCTGGCTGCATAGAAATTTCCCAGATTTTTCCCGATCGGCATTTTCAAAGCTTATAAAACAAGGTTTGATAAAAAAGAACCAGGAAGTTATATATAAACCGAGTAGTGAAGTCCGCCCTGGCGATATTCTTGAAATCACCTGGCCAGTCGATGCACGACACACCTTAGAGCCTCAAAATCTACCCTTAGATATCATTTATCAAGATGATCATATTGTGGTGATAAATAAAAGAGCCGGAATAATCGTTCATCCAGTTCGTCCTTTCCAAAAAGATACCCTGATCAATAGTTTGCTTTTTCATGGGATTGAACTGTCTCGTTATGGAGCTCCGCTTCGTCCGGGAATTGTTCATCGCTTGGACCGGGATACCTCGGGTGTTTTGGTGATTGCCAAGACCGATCGTGCCTATCTCGAACTGATCCAAATGTTTAAAAACCGAACGATCGAGAAATTTTACTTAGCTTTAATCGAAGGACAGTGGAAGGGGGTTAAGCAGGTTGATTTAGCCATTCGGAGAAATCCACGGGTGCCCTGTTTGATGAAGATTTCGTCAAGTGGTGGAAAACCAGCACTGACTGAGATAGAGCCTCTGTGGATTGGTGATTCATATTCTCTTTTGTTGGTCAAACCTCGGACCGGACGAACTCATCAGATTCGAGTCCATTTAAGTTCTCAAGGGTATCCGATTGTAGGGGATAAGTCCTATGGAAGTAATCGTTCCGGTGAGATAATGAAACGTCAAGCTTTACATGCTTTTCTCATAGCCTTTTCCCATCCAGTTACCAAGACAAAAATGTTTTTTGCCGCTGCCTTACCCAGTGATTTTCAAGAAGCCATAAATAAAATTTCAAATTCTATGAAGGTTATCGGGAATAGCAGGAATTACGGTTAAATTTTTTTCGTTGCGGAAGATCATTTTCCCTAAACC is from Candidatus Atribacteria bacterium ADurb.Bin276 and encodes:
- the rluD gene encoding Ribosomal large subunit pseudouridine synthase D; amino-acid sequence: MKKQKIKVYDNEFCRIDVWLHRNFPDFSRSAFSKLIKQGLIKKNQEVIYKPSSEVRPGDILEITWPVDARHTLEPQNLPLDIIYQDDHIVVINKRAGIIVHPVRPFQKDTLINSLLFHGIELSRYGAPLRPGIVHRLDRDTSGVLVIAKTDRAYLELIQMFKNRTIEKFYLALIEGQWKGVKQVDLAIRRNPRVPCLMKISSSGGKPALTEIEPLWIGDSYSLLLVKPRTGRTHQIRVHLSSQGYPIVGDKSYGSNRSGEIMKRQALHAFLIAFSHPVTKTKMFFAAALPSDFQEAINKISNSMKVIGNSRNYG